The DNA sequence CTATATAGATTAATATTAAGTTGTTATGGAATGAATAAATGCTGTTTGATTGGAGCCTTTCTGAAGGCTAATGACTGATTTTTACTGTGATAATGCGATCATATTGCAGGGTTAAGGTGACTCAAATATAATTATTTATCATTCCAAACAAATAGGCTTATACAAAACTTTCTAAGTATAATCCTCGATGATTGATATAACTATAGATTTATTTATCGAGATCAATAATGCGCTTTTATAGCCGGGCACATACAAAAATACCTGGTTAAAGTTGCTTGGATGGTGGCGCTACTGTGTCAGTAAAGTTTAAGGATTTTGAGCAATCATTATCCTATTTAGAACAAGCGGACGGTTTCGGTCATCTTCAATCGGCTTAAAAGGCAATTGTTTACCGGAAGATGGGTAGGTTAGAAGATACCTTACCGCCTTTAACCTGGCCTGGCCTCAATCCTTCCAGTGACCGGTTATGGAGTTCCAGGTTAGACTCCCGAAGGCTCTGGGAAATCACCCGTTATCCTGAATGATATCTCACAGGCGATACAGCTCGATACCAACCAGCCCATATATTTTGCGACGCTGGCCGAAATTTATGTAGCGATGGGTAGGGATGAGGTGGGCATCGCTCTTTCTAAAAACCTGCCTGTCGGCGCCCTTAATTCTGCTTATGATGTTTACAAAAAATACCTTAACGATCTGCGATTGATCAGCTTATTCAATAAATATTCTATAGATGTTAATGATCTTACCGATGAAGTATTTTATAAAGGCTATGGAACTAGAAGTTAACAGATAATTTGCCGTGGATAGTTTTAGACTTAATAATAGCAAATGCTGCTTTTTGAAAACGAAATAAGAGACATCTCTGAGCATACAGTTTAAAATGGAGTAATAAATTATCAGGTGCCTTAATTACCATAATAACTCTACAAACTTAAATCCGCTCACAAAGCGCTCAGTGTTTTATTATAAATAAAGCCCCTAATTATGATAATTAGGGGCTTTATTGTGCACCCGACGAGATTCGAACTCATATCGATGGTACCGGAAACCATAATTCTATCCGTTGAACTACGGGTGCAGTTGCTGCAAAGATATACATTCAATTGTTTTATTTACGATGGATTGTATAAAAAATAGATGTTGCTATTATGAAAGCCATTGTCCTGTCAGTCCGTCTTTATTATCCCTGTTCTGTACAGATCAAGGGCCTGCTTTAAAATATCACTTATCATATCTACAGGTAAATCTTTATCAGCCTCCAAAAGCATGATTTTCATGCGGGAACGTTTTTCTATGATGAGGCCGGGATGATCAAACCGTTGTCCTTCAACAATACCGATGTAGGGTTGGTGGTGCTTTTTGTGTACCCACAGGTAACAAAACATTTTGCCTTTGTAGCAGAAAAATGGCATGCCGTATTTCCATTCGGCCGATATGTTTTCGTCTTGTTTTAGGATGATGTCTTTAAGCACCAGTAAACATCCACGAATGGGTTCGTCCTTTTGCAGGTAAAAGTTATCCAACTGGGTTAAAGCCATTACCTTTTCTTAACCAGTTTGGAGGCTATAAAGGCAAACAGTCCCTGTACCAATCCTGAGGCCATACCAATTACAACACCAATAACTGCCAGGGCTGCTTGTGGTGGGATATGATAAGGGTTGCCATTATACATGCTGGCTTCCTGCGTGTGACCTGCTTGGTAGTTTTTATAAAAGATAGCATGTGAAGCAATAATCCATACACAATTGACCAAACTAAGGCAAAAGCCATTGGTAAAATACATTTGCGTACAGTTTTTGGCTATGATATAGGCGCAGATAATAAAGATAACCGGCCATATAGCTCCCTCAATGTTACTTGGGATAAAAAATGCGGTAGCCAGTCCCATAGCCAAGCCAAACATCGAGAGTTTAAAGATCAGTTTCCAGTTCATATCAGGTTTTTAGGTTTATGTGTATAAATCTATATAAAAACCAGTGTTTTTAAAACTTAAACCCTTGAAGGCACTATCCCAAAAGCCTTTTTAAAAGTATATGAAAAGTGCGACAGATTTTCGAAACCTACCTCAAGATATACCTCTGATGGTTTCTGCCCCTTTTCCCGGATGAGGTAATAGGCTTCATTTAATCGCTTTTGCTGCAGCCACTGTCCCGGTGCCATGCGAAATACTTTCTCAAAATCACGTTTAAAGCTGGCCAGGCTGCGGCCGGTAAGTTTGGCAAACTGAGTAGCCGGAACATTGAACATGTAATTTTGATTCATGTAGGCCTCCAGATCTATCTTATATGGCTCACTAAAATCAAAAAGGAAATCATAAAAATCCGGATTGAAGTTCAGGAGCAGTTCAACCGCTTCTTTGGTTTTTAGCTCCGCCATGTTATCTGTTGCTCTTTCCGGATGATCAAAATAGGGCTTCAAGGAATCAAAATAGCCTTTAATAAAGGGATCGGGTTGTAATATATGGATATGATCTCCGGTATAAGGTTTCGCAGGTGCAAGTTTATGTTCGGCACTGTATCTGCGCAAAAATTGTTGGTCTATAAATATGTTAATCGCTTTAAATTCACCCCCTGGCTCCGGTACCTTTTCCGACCTTACCAATTGGTTCCGGCGGGCAAGCGCAATTGTGCCGGCACCGAACACCCTGGTGCCCTCGTTGGTTTTTTGATGCGTTTCTCCCGATATCATGTACCCGAAAGCATGTTCGGGTACAAATGATTCGTTGCTGCGTTGTTTTTTATCAACACAGGAGTATAGCAGGTTGTTGAGTAATATGTGGCTTTTGTCTTCCATCATGAATCTAAATATACAATTACTTCAGTTGGGCCAGCAGCATTTTATCAAATGTACGGTCGGGCAGTATTTTTCGCATAAATAATGCAGGGCCGGCCATATAGCCACCGTGGTAGCGGGTTTTTGGCTGTTTGGCGGCTATAGCTTTCCTAACCAGATTAACAATAACTATTGGGTCGGCATTTTTTTCATTAGCTTTTTTGGCAATGGCAGAAAATTGCCCGGCTAAATTGCTATAAGCGGTATGTCCCGAAATTTTGAGCAGGTTATCCATCGCGATGCTGCTCCATTCAGATTTTACGCCGCCGGGTTCAATCACCACTACATCAATACCAAATTGCTTTACCTCGTTACGCAGACTGTCACTCAGGGCTTCTAAAGCAAATTTGCTGGCGTGATACCAACCGCCCAGGGCTGCCGCGAATTTACCACCGATTGATGATATATTAATGATTGTGCCAGAACGCTTGCCGCGCATGTACGGTAACACCAGTTGTGTTAAATGAGCCGCACCAAAAACATTTACTTCCATCTGATAGCGCGCATCGGCAATGGACACATCCTCAATGGCTCCATATGAACCAAAGCCGGCATTATTAATTAACACATCAATACCACCTTCGGTTTTTACTATAGTTTCGATACCGGCAATCATCGAAGCTTCGTCGGTTACATCCATAGCCAATATCTTTACACCAAACGATTTAAGGTCGGCCATTTTCTCCACGCGACGGGCCGCACCATATACAATATGACCATCCTGTGCCAAATGCCTGGCCATTTCTTTACCCATGCCGGCAGAAGCGCCGGTTATTAATATGATCTTTTTCATTTTTTTCTGTTCTGTGAATTACAAAACAAAGATGGCGGTAAAAGCAGCAGCACAGGTTTGTTGAATAGCTCAACTTTGGTTTGGTGAGAAGCTCAAAATAATGTTCATCCTGTTATAAATAAATGATAAAGAATTACAAAAAAAGACGTTTATATTTAAGTAATGACTTTTTGTAATTTCATATAAAACTATCAACCAAACAATGTACAAAAACGCTTATGCATTGATCATAAAAAGCTTGTTGGTTGTAATGCTAACCGGATGCTTTTGTAAAACAAGTTACGCCCAGGTAAATTTTGGCGGGCAAATATTTGAAAATAATACCAAAATCCCGCTCTCCGGAATTAATATAGAAAATTTAAACACACATCTAAAACAAATTTCAGCTTCGGACGGAAGCTTTGCTATTAGCGCGAAGATTGGTGATCTATTATCTTTTTCATCGCCTTATTACCAGCCAGATACAGTTTATATTATCAACTTGAATTATTTGAAGATCTACCTTAATTTAAAAACTAAGACTCTCAAAGAGGTTCAAGTAACATCTGCTGAACTAAAGACAGGATCGTTAAAAATTACGCCAACAAAAGGACCGTTTAACAGTGAAACCGTACTGTATCAAACAGATGCTGCCGGTCGTCCCATAGGAGGAGTCAAAATCATGATACACGATTGGAATAAAGATGAAAATAAAAGAATAATGGAACAGCAATTTCTTCGGGGTGAGGAGGAAAAGGTACAAATTTCAAAAGTTTTCAGTCCCGAAAACATTCAAAACTATTTGCCTATCAGCAACCAGGAACTAAGAAATTTTATTACCCTTTATATTCCCAGTATCAAGACCTATAATAGCAAAGGATTTAATCTGTTAGATTATTTAACCTCCAGTTATAAGGAATTTCTCAAAATCCCGGCTGAGCAACGACAGTCGGAAGATTTTTTAAAGATTAATAAATAGCAAGAGCGGGGATCGGCTAAAAATCGCAATCGGCATGTTCTACGTCATTGCCTGCCTTTAAGAAACAGGTTTTGATAGTATCCGTTATATCAGAAAGATTGAAAGGTTTGGCAATAAAAGCATCGGAGCCATAATTACCTAATGACTCCAATACCCGGGGATAGGCTGATACCATAATTACGGGAATGTGGCATGTTTCGGGCGTGGTTTTAAGCATGTGGCAAAGTTCGCCACCGTTTATCCCAAATAATATATAGTCCAGGATAACAATGTCGGCATTGAAGCTGATAGCTGCCTTACATATGTCATCGGTAAAATTAATTCCCTGAACTTCGTAGCCCTCCATCTCGAGCGCTTCTTTCATCACGTCAAGTACATCCTCGCTATCATCAAGGATTAAGATTTTTTTAGGCATATTGTTAAATTGGTACACTCTATAACGTTGAGTTAACAACTTTTGTTTTTAGCCTGCTAATTATTGCTGTAATAATTAGGTTACACGTTGGTTTTAAGCTGCTTAATGATGGTATCCACTGTTTTTAATACCTTATCCAGATTGGCAGGGGTGTTGGTTACTTTAGCTATCATGATACCTCCTTCGATCAGCGCAATAATAGAAAGTGCCGTTTGGGTAATATCAATTCCTGTTTTAAACTCGCCGGCTGTTATACCCCCTTGTATCAGGTCTTCAATTCTTTTCTTCCAGTTAATAACCACCTGCGCGGCTTTTTCCTTTAATACGGGGTTGGTATCATCGGCATCAACAGCGGTATTCAATATGGGGCAGCCACCTTCCGGGAAACTCACGGCGTTAAACCTATGGTAAACCTGGGCATAAACCATCAGTTTATCATGATAGGTAGATGCCTCATCAATAAAGTGTTTAATTTGCTTGCGTACTTTTGCAGCGTTGTATTCAAACACGGCAACGGCAACTTCTTCTTTATTTTTAAAATTACCGTATATACTACCCTTGGTAAGGCCCGTAGCCTC is a window from the Mucilaginibacter inviolabilis genome containing:
- a CDS encoding DUF1801 domain-containing protein; this translates as MALTQLDNFYLQKDEPIRGCLLVLKDIILKQDENISAEWKYGMPFFCYKGKMFCYLWVHKKHHQPYIGIVEGQRFDHPGLIIEKRSRMKIMLLEADKDLPVDMISDILKQALDLYRTGIIKTD
- a CDS encoding response regulator, with amino-acid sequence MPKKILILDDSEDVLDVMKEALEMEGYEVQGINFTDDICKAAISFNADIVILDYILFGINGGELCHMLKTTPETCHIPVIMVSAYPRVLESLGNYGSDAFIAKPFNLSDITDTIKTCFLKAGNDVEHADCDF
- a CDS encoding TetR/AcrR family transcriptional regulator, encoding METELSKAARTRQFIVEKTAGIFNKKGYAGTSLSDLTEATGLTKGSIYGNFKNKEEVAVAVFEYNAAKVRKQIKHFIDEASTYHDKLMVYAQVYHRFNAVSFPEGGCPILNTAVDADDTNPVLKEKAAQVVINWKKRIEDLIQGGITAGEFKTGIDITQTALSIIALIEGGIMIAKVTNTPANLDKVLKTVDTIIKQLKTNV
- a CDS encoding helix-turn-helix domain-containing protein, whose protein sequence is MMEDKSHILLNNLLYSCVDKKQRSNESFVPEHAFGYMISGETHQKTNEGTRVFGAGTIALARRNQLVRSEKVPEPGGEFKAINIFIDQQFLRRYSAEHKLAPAKPYTGDHIHILQPDPFIKGYFDSLKPYFDHPERATDNMAELKTKEAVELLLNFNPDFYDFLFDFSEPYKIDLEAYMNQNYMFNVPATQFAKLTGRSLASFKRDFEKVFRMAPGQWLQQKRLNEAYYLIREKGQKPSEVYLEVGFENLSHFSYTFKKAFGIVPSRV
- a CDS encoding oxidoreductase; translated protein: MKKIILITGASAGMGKEMARHLAQDGHIVYGAARRVEKMADLKSFGVKILAMDVTDEASMIAGIETIVKTEGGIDVLINNAGFGSYGAIEDVSIADARYQMEVNVFGAAHLTQLVLPYMRGKRSGTIINISSIGGKFAAALGGWYHASKFALEALSDSLRNEVKQFGIDVVVIEPGGVKSEWSSIAMDNLLKISGHTAYSNLAGQFSAIAKKANEKNADPIVIVNLVRKAIAAKQPKTRYHGGYMAGPALFMRKILPDRTFDKMLLAQLK